Proteins encoded within one genomic window of Calonectris borealis chromosome 1, bCalBor7.hap1.2, whole genome shotgun sequence:
- the ANKRD16 gene encoding ankyrin repeat domain-containing protein 16 isoform X1 yields MFPEFVYRHPLYPGSDITPPRIAARDVTQPQQSADLTMAEGERPRPLLRLVQEGRLDLLRDELRPGDALGPAVRSQRYGRLGDTLLHHAARYGHRDVLAYLVEALGMDVEVFNSDYKRPLHEAASMGHRECVSYLLERGASVDCLKKADWTPLMMACTRQNLEVIKALVEHGANPLLKNKDGWNCFHIASREGHPQVLRYLLDVSPGSWDTESTIKRTPLHTAAMHGCFDVVELLLERCQYKPDSRDKCGVTAFMDAIQNGHVNIARLLLEKHQACPTAVDALGAQPLHRAAVTAQDEAIQFLVSELGVDVNERATALQLTALHYAAKEGHAHTIQTLLSLGADVHAKDGKSRSALHAACAGQQAAAARILLCAGLQDTPDGTGTLARQLARKPDVIQVFQETNVSA; encoded by the exons ATGTTCCCGGAGTTTGTTTACCGTCACCCCCTCTACCCCGGGAGTGACATCACGCCGCCGCGTATTGCCGCGCGTGACGTCACGCAACCCCAGCAGAGCGCGG ATTTAACCATGGCGGAAGGGGAGAGGCCGAGGCCGCTCCTCCGGCTGGTGCAGGAGGGACGACTGGACCTCCTTCGGGACGAGCTGCGGCCGGGTGACGCGCTGGGCCCAGCAGTGCGGAGCCAGCGCTACGGGCGCTTGGGGGACACGCTGCTGCACCACGCTGCCCGCTACGGGCACCGGGACGTCCTCGCCTACCTGGTAGAAGCACTGGGGATGGATGTTGAGGTGTTCAATAGTGACTACAAAAGACCCCTCCACGAAGCGGCCTCCATGGGCCACAGGGAATGTGTTTCCTACCTCCTGGAGAGAGGCGCAAGTGTAGACTGCTTGAAAAAGGCAGACTG GACTCCCCTAATGATGGCTTGCACCAGGCAAAACCTGGAGGTGATCAAAGCTCTCGTGGAGCATGGAGCCAACCCATTGCTGAAGAATAAGGATGGCTGGAATTGCTTCCACATCGCAAGCCGGGAGGGCCATCCCCAGGTCCTCCGGTACCTGCTGGACGTGTCCCCGGGCAGCTGGGACACGGAGAGCACGATAAAGAGAACGCCTCTGCACACAGCAG CAATGCATGGCTGTTTTGACGTTGTGGAGCTGCTCCTGGAGCG GTGCCAGTACAAACCTGACAGCAGAGACAAATGTGGAGTCACTGCCTTTATGGATGCTATCCAGAACGGGCATGTCAACATTGCCCGGCTGCTCCTGGAAAAACACCAG GCCTGTCCTACAGCCGTGGACGCCCTAGGCGCTCAGCCTCTGCACCGGGCAGCCGTCACGGCCCAGGATGAAGCCATCCAGTTCCTCGTCTCCGAACTGGGTGTCGATGTCAACGAAAGAGCGACGGCCCTCCAACTCACAGCACTGCACTACGCAGCCAAG GAAGGACACGCGCACACCATCCAGACGCTGCTGTCCCTTGGTGCTGATGTCCACGCAAAGGATGGGAAGAGCCGTTCTG CCCTGCACGCAGCGTGcgctgggcagcaggcagccgcCGCACGGATCCTGCTctgcgctgggctgcaggacaccCCGGATGGCACGGGCACGCTGGCACGGCAGCTCGCGAGGAAGCCGGATGTCATCCAGGTTTTCCAGGAAACAAATGTCAGCGCATGA
- the ANKRD16 gene encoding ankyrin repeat domain-containing protein 16 isoform X4, translated as MFLNIKGCSQACETGQNSENLHSQASCSPSEMFPEWHLLVHSCPAARRYGVVCGLLPAATAACLGDWLRTPLMMACTRQNLEVIKALVEHGANPLLKNKDGWNCFHIASREGHPQVLRYLLDVSPGSWDTESTIKRTPLHTAAMHGCFDVVELLLERCQYKPDSRDKCGVTAFMDAIQNGHVNIARLLLEKHQACPTAVDALGAQPLHRAAVTAQDEAIQFLVSELGVDVNERATALQLTALHYAAKEGHAHTIQTLLSLGADVHAKDGKSRSALHAACAGQQAAAARILLCAGLQDTPDGTGTLARQLARKPDVIQVFQETNVSA; from the exons atgtttttaaatatcaaagGTTGTTCCCAGGCATGTGAAACAGGACAAAACTCTGAAAACCTTCACTCTCAGGCCAGCTGCTCTCCATCAGAAATGTTTCCAGAGTGGCATTTGCTGGTACACtcgtgccctgctgccaggagatATGGAGTTGTCTGTGGtttgctgcctgcagccacagCTGCCTGTCTGGGTGACTGGCTGCG GACTCCCCTAATGATGGCTTGCACCAGGCAAAACCTGGAGGTGATCAAAGCTCTCGTGGAGCATGGAGCCAACCCATTGCTGAAGAATAAGGATGGCTGGAATTGCTTCCACATCGCAAGCCGGGAGGGCCATCCCCAGGTCCTCCGGTACCTGCTGGACGTGTCCCCGGGCAGCTGGGACACGGAGAGCACGATAAAGAGAACGCCTCTGCACACAGCAG CAATGCATGGCTGTTTTGACGTTGTGGAGCTGCTCCTGGAGCG GTGCCAGTACAAACCTGACAGCAGAGACAAATGTGGAGTCACTGCCTTTATGGATGCTATCCAGAACGGGCATGTCAACATTGCCCGGCTGCTCCTGGAAAAACACCAG GCCTGTCCTACAGCCGTGGACGCCCTAGGCGCTCAGCCTCTGCACCGGGCAGCCGTCACGGCCCAGGATGAAGCCATCCAGTTCCTCGTCTCCGAACTGGGTGTCGATGTCAACGAAAGAGCGACGGCCCTCCAACTCACAGCACTGCACTACGCAGCCAAG GAAGGACACGCGCACACCATCCAGACGCTGCTGTCCCTTGGTGCTGATGTCCACGCAAAGGATGGGAAGAGCCGTTCTG CCCTGCACGCAGCGTGcgctgggcagcaggcagccgcCGCACGGATCCTGCTctgcgctgggctgcaggacaccCCGGATGGCACGGGCACGCTGGCACGGCAGCTCGCGAGGAAGCCGGATGTCATCCAGGTTTTCCAGGAAACAAATGTCAGCGCATGA
- the ANKRD16 gene encoding ankyrin repeat domain-containing protein 16 isoform X3, with protein sequence MFPEFVYRHPLYPGSDITPPRIAARDVTQPQQSADLTMAEGERPRPLLRLVQEGRLDLLRDELRPGDALGPAVRSQRYGRLGDTLLHHAARYGHRDVLAYLVEALGMDVEVFNSDYKRPLHEAASMGHRECVSYLLERGASVDCLKKADWTPLMMACTRQNLEVIKALVEHGANPLLKNKDGWNCFHIASREGHPQVLRYLLDVSPGSWDTESTIKRTPLHTAAMHGCFDVVELLLERCQYKPDSRDKCGVTAFMDAIQNGHVNIARLLLEKHQACPTAVDALGAQPLHRAAVTAQDEAIQFLVSELGVDVNERATALQLTALHYAAKACVISAKCKGEKLWRAGSE encoded by the exons ATGTTCCCGGAGTTTGTTTACCGTCACCCCCTCTACCCCGGGAGTGACATCACGCCGCCGCGTATTGCCGCGCGTGACGTCACGCAACCCCAGCAGAGCGCGG ATTTAACCATGGCGGAAGGGGAGAGGCCGAGGCCGCTCCTCCGGCTGGTGCAGGAGGGACGACTGGACCTCCTTCGGGACGAGCTGCGGCCGGGTGACGCGCTGGGCCCAGCAGTGCGGAGCCAGCGCTACGGGCGCTTGGGGGACACGCTGCTGCACCACGCTGCCCGCTACGGGCACCGGGACGTCCTCGCCTACCTGGTAGAAGCACTGGGGATGGATGTTGAGGTGTTCAATAGTGACTACAAAAGACCCCTCCACGAAGCGGCCTCCATGGGCCACAGGGAATGTGTTTCCTACCTCCTGGAGAGAGGCGCAAGTGTAGACTGCTTGAAAAAGGCAGACTG GACTCCCCTAATGATGGCTTGCACCAGGCAAAACCTGGAGGTGATCAAAGCTCTCGTGGAGCATGGAGCCAACCCATTGCTGAAGAATAAGGATGGCTGGAATTGCTTCCACATCGCAAGCCGGGAGGGCCATCCCCAGGTCCTCCGGTACCTGCTGGACGTGTCCCCGGGCAGCTGGGACACGGAGAGCACGATAAAGAGAACGCCTCTGCACACAGCAG CAATGCATGGCTGTTTTGACGTTGTGGAGCTGCTCCTGGAGCG GTGCCAGTACAAACCTGACAGCAGAGACAAATGTGGAGTCACTGCCTTTATGGATGCTATCCAGAACGGGCATGTCAACATTGCCCGGCTGCTCCTGGAAAAACACCAG GCCTGTCCTACAGCCGTGGACGCCCTAGGCGCTCAGCCTCTGCACCGGGCAGCCGTCACGGCCCAGGATGAAGCCATCCAGTTCCTCGTCTCCGAACTGGGTGTCGATGTCAACGAAAGAGCGACGGCCCTCCAACTCACAGCACTGCACTACGCAGCCAAG GCCTGTGTTATTTCTGCTAAATGCAAAGGTGAGAAATTGTGGAGAGCTGGTTCTGAATAA
- the ANKRD16 gene encoding ankyrin repeat domain-containing protein 16 isoform X2 has product MAEGERPRPLLRLVQEGRLDLLRDELRPGDALGPAVRSQRYGRLGDTLLHHAARYGHRDVLAYLVEALGMDVEVFNSDYKRPLHEAASMGHRECVSYLLERGASVDCLKKADWTPLMMACTRQNLEVIKALVEHGANPLLKNKDGWNCFHIASREGHPQVLRYLLDVSPGSWDTESTIKRTPLHTAAMHGCFDVVELLLERCQYKPDSRDKCGVTAFMDAIQNGHVNIARLLLEKHQACPTAVDALGAQPLHRAAVTAQDEAIQFLVSELGVDVNERATALQLTALHYAAKEGHAHTIQTLLSLGADVHAKDGKSRSALHAACAGQQAAAARILLCAGLQDTPDGTGTLARQLARKPDVIQVFQETNVSA; this is encoded by the exons ATGGCGGAAGGGGAGAGGCCGAGGCCGCTCCTCCGGCTGGTGCAGGAGGGACGACTGGACCTCCTTCGGGACGAGCTGCGGCCGGGTGACGCGCTGGGCCCAGCAGTGCGGAGCCAGCGCTACGGGCGCTTGGGGGACACGCTGCTGCACCACGCTGCCCGCTACGGGCACCGGGACGTCCTCGCCTACCTGGTAGAAGCACTGGGGATGGATGTTGAGGTGTTCAATAGTGACTACAAAAGACCCCTCCACGAAGCGGCCTCCATGGGCCACAGGGAATGTGTTTCCTACCTCCTGGAGAGAGGCGCAAGTGTAGACTGCTTGAAAAAGGCAGACTG GACTCCCCTAATGATGGCTTGCACCAGGCAAAACCTGGAGGTGATCAAAGCTCTCGTGGAGCATGGAGCCAACCCATTGCTGAAGAATAAGGATGGCTGGAATTGCTTCCACATCGCAAGCCGGGAGGGCCATCCCCAGGTCCTCCGGTACCTGCTGGACGTGTCCCCGGGCAGCTGGGACACGGAGAGCACGATAAAGAGAACGCCTCTGCACACAGCAG CAATGCATGGCTGTTTTGACGTTGTGGAGCTGCTCCTGGAGCG GTGCCAGTACAAACCTGACAGCAGAGACAAATGTGGAGTCACTGCCTTTATGGATGCTATCCAGAACGGGCATGTCAACATTGCCCGGCTGCTCCTGGAAAAACACCAG GCCTGTCCTACAGCCGTGGACGCCCTAGGCGCTCAGCCTCTGCACCGGGCAGCCGTCACGGCCCAGGATGAAGCCATCCAGTTCCTCGTCTCCGAACTGGGTGTCGATGTCAACGAAAGAGCGACGGCCCTCCAACTCACAGCACTGCACTACGCAGCCAAG GAAGGACACGCGCACACCATCCAGACGCTGCTGTCCCTTGGTGCTGATGTCCACGCAAAGGATGGGAAGAGCCGTTCTG CCCTGCACGCAGCGTGcgctgggcagcaggcagccgcCGCACGGATCCTGCTctgcgctgggctgcaggacaccCCGGATGGCACGGGCACGCTGGCACGGCAGCTCGCGAGGAAGCCGGATGTCATCCAGGTTTTCCAGGAAACAAATGTCAGCGCATGA